One Lactobacillus crispatus DNA segment encodes these proteins:
- a CDS encoding gamma-glutamyl-gamma-aminobutyrate hydrolase family protein produces MTKPIIGISGSVIIDDGGIFPGYHRSYVNEDYVDSVVQNGGVPYIIPFNENDEVIREQLNHVQGLILSGGHDVDPRFYGEEPMQKIGATWPERDHFDMRLLKLAEENGIPVLGICRGAQIINVAHGGTLYQDLSYRKELTLKHMQGHTPTLPTHSMEVEADSKLAEILGKTEFRVNSFHHQLIKDVAPDLKAVATAPDGVVEGLENKKGNVIAVQWHPEMLHRNSDVAFMNNLFKFVVDNAK; encoded by the coding sequence ATGACAAAACCAATTATCGGTATCTCAGGTTCTGTAATTATTGACGATGGAGGAATTTTCCCTGGTTATCATCGTAGTTATGTGAACGAAGACTATGTAGATTCAGTAGTTCAAAATGGCGGTGTACCTTACATTATTCCATTCAATGAAAATGATGAGGTAATTCGTGAACAGCTTAATCATGTTCAAGGCTTGATCTTATCTGGTGGGCATGATGTTGATCCACGTTTTTATGGCGAAGAACCAATGCAAAAGATTGGTGCTACTTGGCCTGAACGCGATCATTTTGATATGCGCTTGTTAAAGTTAGCAGAAGAAAATGGTATTCCGGTACTCGGCATTTGTCGTGGTGCTCAAATTATTAATGTGGCTCATGGCGGTACGCTTTACCAAGATCTTTCATACAGAAAAGAACTTACTTTGAAACACATGCAAGGTCATACGCCAACTTTGCCTACTCATAGTATGGAAGTGGAAGCTGATAGTAAATTGGCTGAAATTTTGGGTAAAACTGAATTCCGCGTTAATTCTTTCCACCATCAATTAATTAAAGACGTTGCACCAGATTTAAAAGCAGTGGCAACAGCTCCTGATGGTGTGGTTGAAGGACTTGAAAATAAAAAAGGTAATGTCATTGCCGTGCAGTGGCACCCTGAAATGTTGCACCGTAATTCCGATGTAGCGTTTATGAATAACTTATTTAAGTTTGTTGTTGATAATGCAAAGTAA
- a CDS encoding HNH endonuclease signature motif containing protein — protein MSGPITTNTASPIVKEGNITTGLLGSAVFPAATTFFAVGGAWGMVGYNGNSATYPISLSSIYLQNKIGQNFPEYVDPVSKKDAETPINTTWSRLPSSPVWTTMDRYYYIKEFSERYGNQSKEYWAENQVHHIRPRIYGGNNDFDNLMPVPIEAHKLITKWFINY, from the coding sequence TTGTCCGGCCCAATTACTACAAATACAGCTAGTCCAATTGTAAAAGAAGGAAATATTACTACTGGTTTGTTAGGGTCTGCTGTATTTCCAGCTGCTACAACATTTTTTGCTGTTGGAGGAGCATGGGGAATGGTAGGCTATAATGGAAATAGCGCTACTTATCCAATTTCACTTAGTTCTATTTATTTACAAAATAAAATTGGTCAAAATTTTCCTGAATATGTTGATCCTGTCTCTAAAAAAGATGCAGAAACACCAATCAATACTACTTGGTCTAGACTTCCTTCTTCACCAGTATGGACTACGATGGATAGATATTACTATATAAAAGAGTTTAGTGAGCGTTATGGCAATCAATCAAAAGAGTATTGGGCTGAAAATCAAGTTCATCATATAAGACCTAGAATTTATGGTGGAAATAATGACTTTGACAACTTAATGCCAGTACCAATTGAAGCACATAAGCTTATAACTAAATGGTTTATTAATTATTAA
- a CDS encoding amino acid permease, translating to MAKKAPELKRSMTAGQMEMISLGGAIGVGLFMGASSTIKWTGPSVLLAYIFVGVILYIVMRALGEMLYVDPGTGSFADYASEHVHPIAGYLAEWANVFQYIVVGISEVVATTEYLRFWWKGTSDWAAGVIIILFLLVANLASAKAYATLEFWFAMIKVVTIILMILLGFAVILFGFGNGGHPVGFSNLWSHGGFFTGGLKGFFFSMAIIVGSYEGIELIGISAGEVSDPHKAIVKSVKSVLWRILIFYVGAIFVIVTIYPWNKLDSIGSPFVTTFAKVGITAAASVINFVVLTAALSGANSGIYSSSRMLYKLAHEGEAPKTFGHVSKRIVPSHAIIGITSGIFVGFMLNVLAQFLNKSLANIFVIVYSSSVLPGMVAWFVILLAELRFRRKNPHLMENHPFKLPLYPYSNYFALIMLVVIVVFMFINPETQISVAVGAAVLIIAALIYVVKHQKDK from the coding sequence ATGGCGAAGAAAGCACCTGAATTAAAGCGGTCGATGACAGCCGGACAGATGGAAATGATCTCACTTGGAGGAGCAATTGGTGTTGGACTATTCATGGGGGCTAGCTCAACCATTAAGTGGACCGGTCCTTCAGTACTGCTAGCTTATATTTTTGTTGGGGTTATTTTGTATATCGTAATGCGGGCATTAGGTGAGATGCTTTATGTTGATCCAGGTACTGGTTCTTTTGCAGACTATGCTTCAGAGCATGTGCATCCAATTGCCGGCTATTTAGCCGAATGGGCAAACGTGTTTCAATACATTGTTGTCGGAATTTCTGAGGTGGTGGCAACAACAGAGTATTTGCGCTTTTGGTGGAAAGGCACCTCTGATTGGGCTGCCGGCGTAATTATTATTTTATTTTTGCTGGTGGCTAACTTAGCTAGTGCGAAAGCTTATGCAACCTTGGAATTCTGGTTTGCCATGATCAAGGTTGTAACGATTATCTTAATGATTTTGCTTGGCTTTGCGGTAATTCTATTTGGCTTTGGTAATGGCGGTCATCCAGTAGGCTTTTCTAACTTGTGGAGTCATGGCGGCTTCTTCACTGGTGGTCTCAAGGGCTTCTTTTTCTCAATGGCCATTATTGTTGGTTCTTATGAAGGAATTGAGCTAATTGGGATTTCAGCTGGTGAAGTATCTGATCCGCATAAGGCCATTGTTAAAAGCGTGAAGTCAGTATTGTGGCGGATTTTGATCTTTTATGTTGGGGCAATTTTTGTGATTGTCACAATTTATCCATGGAATAAATTAGATAGCATTGGCTCACCGTTTGTAACGACCTTTGCCAAGGTGGGAATTACCGCGGCAGCTTCAGTAATTAACTTTGTAGTTTTGACTGCAGCTTTGTCCGGTGCAAACTCAGGAATTTATTCATCAAGTCGAATGTTGTATAAATTGGCACACGAAGGTGAAGCACCTAAGACTTTTGGTCACGTATCTAAGAGAATCGTGCCTAGTCATGCGATCATTGGAATTACCAGTGGAATTTTCGTTGGTTTTATGCTTAATGTGTTAGCCCAATTTTTGAATAAATCATTGGCTAATATCTTCGTGATTGTCTATAGTTCGTCTGTTTTGCCAGGGATGGTAGCTTGGTTTGTGATCCTGCTAGCAGAGTTACGCTTTAGACGAAAGAATCCACACTTGATGGAGAATCACCCGTTTAAATTGCCGCTTTATCCATATTCAAATTACTTTGCTTTGATTATGCTGGTAGTAATTGTTGTCTTCATGTTCATTAATCCGGAGACGCAAATTTCAGTAGCGGTTGGTGCAGCAGTGTTGATTATTGCGGCACTGATTTATGTGGTTAAGCATCAAAAAGATAAATAA
- a CDS encoding amino acid permease: protein MDEKPRLKRGLKSRHVTMIAIGGAIGTGLFLGSGSAIHSAGPSIILSYLIVGIITFFMMRALGELILADPDSHSFLESIKKYLGKRAEFVAGWMYWACWLSLAMADLTATGIYLRYWFPWLPQWVGPLVIVILLMLINMVNVGLFGELESWFSMIKVMAIVVLIITGAVMLLLHTHVKGGYVSLTNLVNHGGFFPTGIWGFLLSFQMVVFAFVGVEIVGQTASETANPQKDIPKAINTLPVRIGLFYVGSMLAIMSVYPWNHITTTSSPFVQVFTGIGVTAAAGILNFVVLTAAMSATNSAIFSTSRSLYSLARNGHAPKRLGELTKKAIPMNALMTSSLILFVVVALNYLMPAEIFSVVSTVSTICFVIVWIMIMAAYIVYRKQNKQNLGSFKMPGYPVTSWLTLAFYIGILILLFFIKSTQLALIISILFAIFLAISYSFVRKNDKV, encoded by the coding sequence CTATTCTTAGGTTCTGGTTCAGCCATTCATAGTGCTGGCCCTTCAATTATTTTGTCGTACTTAATCGTAGGGATTATCACCTTTTTTATGATGCGTGCTTTAGGAGAGCTTATTTTAGCCGATCCTGATAGTCATTCATTTTTAGAATCAATCAAAAAATATTTAGGTAAGCGTGCCGAATTTGTAGCGGGCTGGATGTACTGGGCTTGCTGGCTTAGTTTAGCTATGGCTGATTTGACTGCGACAGGAATTTATTTAAGATACTGGTTTCCGTGGCTACCGCAATGGGTTGGCCCTTTAGTAATTGTGATCTTATTGATGTTGATTAACATGGTAAATGTCGGATTATTTGGTGAACTGGAAAGTTGGTTCTCAATGATTAAGGTAATGGCAATTGTAGTCTTAATCATTACCGGTGCTGTAATGTTGTTACTTCATACGCATGTAAAGGGCGGTTATGTTTCACTAACTAATTTAGTTAATCATGGTGGCTTTTTCCCAACTGGGATTTGGGGCTTTCTTTTATCATTTCAAATGGTTGTTTTTGCCTTTGTTGGGGTAGAAATTGTAGGTCAAACTGCTAGTGAAACAGCTAATCCGCAAAAGGATATTCCTAAGGCAATTAACACTTTGCCAGTTAGAATCGGCCTTTTTTATGTGGGCTCAATGTTGGCAATTATGTCTGTTTATCCATGGAATCACATTACAACTACTTCAAGTCCCTTTGTCCAGGTCTTTACCGGCATCGGTGTTACAGCGGCTGCAGGGATTTTAAATTTTGTCGTTTTGACTGCAGCTATGTCAGCGACTAATAGTGCAATCTTTTCAACTAGTCGATCACTTTATTCATTAGCACGTAACGGCCATGCACCTAAAAGACTAGGTGAATTGACCAAAAAAGCAATTCCAATGAACGCTTTGATGACCTCTTCATTAATTTTATTTGTAGTAGTTGCCTTAAACTATTTAATGCCAGCAGAAATATTCTCCGTTGTCTCAACTGTTTCAACGATTTGTTTTGTGATTGTTTGGATCATGATTATGGCAGCATATATTGTTTATCGCAAACAGAATAAGCAGAATTTAGGCAGCTTTAAAATGCCGGGCTACCCAGTAACTAGCTGGCTTACGCTTGCCTTTTACATTGGTATTTTAATCTTATTATTCTTTATCAAATCAACGCAGCTGGCTTTGATTATTTCGATTTTATTTGCAATCTTTTTAGCGATCAGCTACAGTTTTGTTCGAAAAAATGATAAGGTATAG